DNA sequence from the Sulfurimonas sp. HSL3-1 genome:
ATTCATGCACGAAGAGCGCTGCCGGCTTTTCCGCCGATTCCGTTTTGCCTTTGGCGCGCAGACGGGCTTTCCACTCCTCGGGTGTCAAACGACGCGGCTTATCCATGATCACGCCTCCACTTTCTTGCAAAAGGGATGATACTCCCCTTTCAGGCCAATGGGTGAGAGCCCCCGGATTTCCGATACGGTCCGAATAGAACCGTATGCCTCCTCCAATCCAAAACCGTTGCCGGCGAGAATCTCCTCGTATGAGCGTGTATGCAGATCGGTAAAGCCGCCGCTGAACTCGATCTCTTCTCCGTCAACGGTAATCGAACGGTAGGTGCGCTGTCCCTGCGCTTTGATCTCGTCCGGAATATAGTCGTAAACAACGGAGAGGAACCAGCGGACGTTGGCATGTTTGAGCCGAAGCATTCCCGCATTGGCATACGCTGTTTTCAGGTGCACGATGTTCTCTTCGACATCACCGAAGATCCAGGTAAGCATGTCGTAAAAATGGACCCCGATATTGCTGGCGATTCCCCCGCTTTTGCTTTCGTCGCCTTTCCAGCTGACAAAATACCATTTTCCCCGTGAAGTCAGGTAGGTCAAATCAATGTCGTACATCTTGTCCGGGTTTTCGGCCAGCTCTTTTTGAACCTTCTCTTTCAAAGCGATGATGGAGGGGTGCAGCCGGAGCTGCAGAATGTTATAGACCTTTCTGCCGGTCTCCGCTTCGATCACCTTGAGTTGATCGATATTGTGCGGGTTCAGCACGAGCGGTTTTTCGCAAATGGCGTCTGCCCCGCTTTTGAGCGCGAATCGGATATGGCTGTCATGCAGATAGTTCGGAGAGCAGATACTGACGTATTCGATGCGGTCATTGTTGCTGCGGTGCCATTTGTCGACGAAACGGTCGAAGCGCTCGTACTCCGTAAAAAAACTGGCGTCCGGAAAGTAGCTGTCGATAATGCCGACACTGTCGCAGCGGTCAAGGGCTGCGATCAGGTTGTTACCCGTCTCTTTGATCGCCTTCATGTGGCGCGGCGCGATATAACCGGCCGCCCCGATCAATGCAAAATTCTTCATCCTGTCACAACCTCCATGTCGGTTTTTCCACAATGCCCTTGACGTCAATCACTACGGGATCGGATGTACTGATACGCTCATAGTCCTCCATCTGAAGCGCCTTGAACTGACGATGTCCGACAGCCACTACGATGGCGTCGTAACGCTTTTCCGCTTCGAACGGGTTGGGTACGATGCCGTGCTGGTAATGCTTCTTGTTCTCGTTCGGGTCGACCCAAGGATCGTATACATCCACTGTGCAGCCGTACGATTTGAGCTCCTCGATAATATCAACGACCTTCGTATTGCGCATATCCGGACAATCCTCTTTGAAGGTAACCCCCAATACAAGCACATTGGCGTTTTTCACCTTTTTATCATGCTGAATCAGCTCTTTGACCGTCTTTTCGGCAATGAACTTCCCCATCCCGTTGTTGATCAGGCGGGCGCCGAGGATCAGGTTCGGCTTGTAGCCCAGCTCTTCGGCCTTGAAAGTGAGGTAATACGGATCGACCCCGATGCAGTGTCCGCCTACAAGCCCCGGTCTGAGCTTGATGAAATTCCACTTTGTCGACGCGGCCTCGATCACCTCGTTTGTATCGATACCGATCGCATCAAAAATCAGTGAGAGCTCATTAATGAGTGCGATATTGACATCGCGCTGCGTGTTCTCAATGACTTTGCTCGCTTCCGCAACTTTGATTGATGAGGCAAGATGGGTCCCTGCTTCGATGATACTCGCATAGAGGGCATCAACCCTTTGTGCGATTTCGGGCGTGGAACCCGAAGTTACCTTCGTGATCTTCTTGACCGTATGTTCTTTGTCACCGGGGTTAATACGTTCGGGAGAGTAGCCGGCGAAGAAGTCCCGATTGAACTGCAGGCCCGAATGCTTTTCCAGCACGGGAACGCATACTTCCTCCGTGACACCCGGATAGACCGTCGATTCGTAAACGACGATATCGCCTTTTTTCAAAATCCTGCCGACCGTTTCGCTGGATTTCACAAGGGGAGTGAGGTCCGGGCGGTTGCTGCTATCGATCGGTGTCGGTACGGTAATGATAAAAACTGTCGCCTCGGAAAGCGCGTCCTCCCCGTCCGTAAAACGCAGCGTACTATCCACGCCCTCAAGCTGCTCTTTTGACAGCTCCAGCGTCCGGTCATACCCTTGACGCAGTTCGGCTATGCGTTCCGTGTTGATGTCATACCCAACCACATTGTACTTCTCGGCGAAAGCCGCCGCCAATGGCAGTCCAACATAGCCGAGTCCTATGACCGCAACGGTCTCAATTTTGTTCATAACGTCTTCTTGAATAAAAGTGAAACATTATAACGATCCATCCCCAACAGAACTCTAAACAGGGCCGTTTGTAGTAAAATAGCGCCATGGTTTTTCCCGACACTTCCCGCTTGCACCAGAAGGCTGCCTGATGTGCGCCGTCTTCGGCATTCTCGGCGATTACGAGCCCTCCCTCGCCCGACAGGCATTAGCTAAACTGGCGCACCGCGGCCCGGATTATTGCGGGATCATCGAGGAGAAAGGGCTCTTCTTCGCCCAGCACCGCCTGAGCATCCGCGACCTTCACGAGCGTTCACACCAGCCACTGCGGAAGGGAGACGTTCTGCTCAGCTTCAACGGAGAGATCTACAATTACCGTGAAATCGCAGAGACGCTGCAGCTCCGGGCGGCCACGGAAGCCGAAACCGTTCTGGAGGCCTACCTGCGTTGGGGAATAGAGTGCGTGCACCGCTTCCGGGGCATGTTCGCCCTGGCGATCTATGACGGCGGGACCCTCTACCTGCTCCGCGATCGGCTAGGGAAAAAGCCGCTCTTTTTTGCCAAACAAAAAGAGCGATTCGTGTTTGCCTCGGAGATCAAGGGGATCCTCCCGTTTCTGCCCAGCGTAAGAATGGACGACGATGCCATGATGGGTTTTCTCTCCTTCCAGGCCCCGACAGCGCCGTACACCTTCTTTGAAGGCATCGAAAAAATCGCCCCCGGCGAGCTCATAACAGTCGCTAACGGAAACGTTAGCCGGCGTTCGTATTACTGTTTGCTCGAACATGCCGAACCGGTGGATGACAGTAGTGCCCCACAACGTATCGAGGCCCGTATGGAAGAGAGCATCGCGATGCGCCTCGATGCCGACGTTCCCGTCGCTGCTCTGCTCAGCGGCGGGATCGACAGTGCCGCCGTGAACGCCTTTGCCAAGAAACTCGGCCGTCCGCTGCAGACCTTCAGTCTGGGCTACACGGAGCCTTGGAACTACGACGAGAGCGGGAGTGCCGCCGAAACGGCGCGCATCCTTGGGATAAACAACACGAAGATCACCATCAGTCAGCATGACTTCGTCGATGCCATCGACCCGGTCATGGACGCCCTGGACGAGCCCCTGAACGACCCCGCGGCGATCCCGCTCTACCTCCTCTTCGGTGCCATCAAAAAGGAGGGGTACCGCGTCGTGCTCAGCGGCGAGGGGGGAGACGAACTTTTTCTGGGCTACCGGCAGTACTTCGACTACCTCGATATCGAGCAGCTGGCCTCACTGCAGCGCAAGGCATGGCTGAAGAAATTTTTCCACGGCCACTTTTCCATCAACCGCGAATGGGAGTGGTACAAACGCGCCTTCGATGAGACTCTTCTCTTCCGGGGAGCCGGTGAAAAGTTCACCGACCTGCAGAAAAACGCCCTGATGCGCCGGAACGTCCGCGATGAGGATGGTCTGCGTTTTGTACAGCCCGAACGCGACCGTTTCGACGCCAGCCGCTGGACACACCCCGCCCACTGGTACAGCTACCTCGACCTTCGGCAGCTTCAGGCCGAGTACTACCTCTCCAAGCTCGACCGTGTCTCCATGGCCCACGGCATCGAGTCCCGCACCCCGATGCTCGACCACCGCCTCGCCGAGACGGTCTTCGGCACGTCTGCCGAACTCAAGATCGGAAACGGTCGTCCGAAAGCGCTGCTCAAACAGATCATGCGGCCGTACCTCGGCGACACGATACTGAATCGCAAAAAGAAGGGATTCGCCTCTCCCTATATGGAGTACCTGCAGGCCTCAGGGAAGATCGACCTCATCACCGAGGTCAACGACCAAACGGGACTCTTCAAAAAAGAGGTGCTGGAGCGCTACATCGATGCGGCGGTGCGGCGCGGCCGCTTCAAACAGCAGGTGTGGAGCCTCTTCGTGCTGTCACACTGGATGAAAAAACACCTGCTCTGATTCAAAAAGCATACTGATACATCAGCGAGGCCTCGGTGATCTCGGTCGTAAAGGTGGCAGGCAGTGTCATGTAGTGCGGACCGTAATCATAGTAATAGTGCATATCGGCATCGCCTTCGCTTCGCCGGTAGGAGAAGCCGGCTGTGACTTCGGAACCGGCATGCCGGAGCAGCAACACATCGGCGCCCAGCAGAACCCCTTTCATCCACCCTTCGCTGAGGGTATAAAACCCCCTTTGCAGGTGGTCGTCCCTGCTGTATTGGCGCGCCAGCGACATCCCGCCTCGGAAACGCCACGACAGTGCAAAAAGGGTTGCGTCGAATACGCCGTACAGGTTTACCCCTCCGGAGTGCTGGGTAAAACGCACGCTCGTACCGCTCAGGACTGTTCGCGTACCGTCCGTATAGTCAGTCTGCCGGGTATGCGACCAGCCAAGCCGCCACTGTTCATAGAAAACGTCTATCCCCATCGCGAAGTTCAATGACACGGAGTGAAGGAAATCTGCGTGGAGAGCGTAATACCCGTCAAGCGTCGTATCCGACTGCGAAAAAACGGTCCGGTTCCCGTCTGTCCAGTCCGTGTCGTCACCTGTACGTTTTTTGGAGGCAAACGCGGAAGCGACAGTAAAACGGAGTGTCCCTACTTCCACTCGGTACTCATATCCCAGTACCCCGACCGCTGCCGTTGCCGGGAAGCGCAGTCGTGCTTCGAGCCCCTGCGCAGAATCTTTTACCCGGTAGGAGAGCAGCGCATTGACGCCTTCGAGCCCGGCAAAAAGCCCGTCACCCGACAGCGGCGCTGCCGCCAGGATCATGCCGGCGATTGCGCAACGCAGAGCGGTCCTCAAAGCGTGACGTTGATGTCCGTACCGTTCTGATCCGTCACCGTGATCGTATTGGTCGCGGTGACATAAACGTTAATATACCCGCCGGCACCGATGAGGCGCATGCTACCGCTGATAAGGTCAAAATAGTCATAATAGAAAGGATCCGTACAATTTGGATCATATGTCGGATCGATATCGAGGCTCGCCGTCAGGTTATTGACATAGATACGCCCGGATCTATAGCAGTAGGTCTCAATCGGAGTGCTGTAATAATCCTGCGTGAACGCTACGGTCAAGTTGTCGTAACGTCCCATGTCACCGTCGACACCCCACTCCACACTGCTTGTCATCGTACCCGTATAGTAATCATTATAGTAGTCATATGCACTGTAATCCGTGCGCATATTGCTGCCGGCGCTGATATAGAACGTATACATATCATCCGTAATAGTGAAATCGTAGGGGAAAGAGACCTCCATATAGGTCAACGTATCGCCGTAATTGCTCCCCGCCGCGCTTATGCGCATCTTCCCGTTCATAACAAAATTCGGATCAAAAGCGCAGGCGCTGAATGTCACCGTCGCATCCATGTGCGTCTCGGTGTAACTCTCTGTAAACGACATTGTCCCGCCGTAATCGCATGCGATGGAATCTGAGTAGGACGCGTTCAGTGTCTCGGGACGATATCCCAGTACTTTCGAGACCGGCCCGTTTTTATCCAGCATGAAATCGACAGGATCAAATCCGGTTGACTGCGAAGCAGAAGCAGAGAAAGGAATAACAATATTACCGATCGAGCCGGAAAAGATCGCGGCGACCGCTTCCGCACCGTTCGCCGCCGTTGCATTCGCCTCCGCTACGTTCAGCGTCGGCAGGCTTGTCGTACCGCCGCCTCCCCCGCCGCCGCATCCCGTCAGTATCAGTACTCCGGTCGCAACAGCGACAAGCCCGCTTTTTCGAAATGTATCAAACATATTCACTCCTTCAATGATGTCACTGCCGCACAATATAACACCTGCTAACTTTAACAACACTTATTAGTTATTGTTGCACTGTTGCCTTCTGTGGGCTACATATCAGCGCGCGCTTCCTCCATCAGGACCCGGGCGATATCCGTCATGCTGATGACACCGGTCAGCTTCCCTTCCCACGTCACGGAGAGGTGCTTGATCCTCTGGTTGATCATTAGCTGCGCCGCATACCGGATATCGAGGTCCGGCACGATCTGTACCATCGGCTTGCTGGCGACGTCGTAGACGTTGAGCAGGTCCATATCCCCGTCGTTGCTGTAGATCGCCTCGAGGATATTGGAGTAGGTGACGATCCCGTAGGCGTCGTTTTCGCTGGTGCGCTCGACGATGACCGAACGTACGCTGCGCGTGTCCATCAGGTTGATCAGTTCGCGCACCGACGCATAGGGAGAGATCATCGCAATCTCATCCGCCGGCGTCATGATATCCCTCACTGTAATCAGTTTCATACCTCTTTCTCCTCTTTGAGTCTGTTGGCAAAGGCTTCGATCTGGTTGCTGGCGATCCCCGCGAGATGTTCGATGGGCAGCGACATGACGATCCCCTTGTTCTCCGTTTCAAGATGCAGTTCGTTCTTGAGCGCCTTCATCACTTTGACGGAGGTCCGTTTCTCAAGAACGAAGAGCAGCACACTCTCGGCGCGCTCATACGTCAGGCCGAAAAACGTCTTCTTTTCATTCAATCCAGTACCCTTGCCGGTAAGACTCGTCACCCCGCCGGCACCGTTGGCTTTGGCGATATCGATCGCCTCCTCTTCAAGCGACTGTTCCACGATCGCTACCAGTAATGCAAACCTCATTCAAACTCCTCCTTGTGTTGAGTTTTTGTGCGCCCGGCGCTGAATTCCGTAATCACCCCGTAAGCCATGACGGTGATCATCGGGAAAAGCGACGCAAAGGCGATCAGCCCGAACCCGTCAACGAGCGGGCTCCGTCCCTCGATATTGGTTGCCAGGCCCAGGCCCAGCGCCGCGACCAGCGGCACGGTGACCGTCGACGTCGTCACCCCGCCGCTGTCGTAGGCGATCGGGATAATGTAGCGCGGCGCAAAATAGGTCAGGATGATGACGATGATGTAGCCGGCGATAATGTAATAGTGTATCGGGTCCCCCGCCACGATGCGATACGCCCCCAGGGCGATACCCACGGCCACCCCTGCGGCGACGGCGATCCGCAGTACCATCTGACGGATCTTGCCGGCGGAGATCTCCTCGACCTTGATCGCAATCGCCAGCAGCGCCGGTTCGGCCATGGTCGTCGAAAAGCCGATCAGAAAGGCGAATAGGTAGATCAGCAGTCGGTTGTCTTGCTCGGTGAGCTGCAGTGCCATCGTCTCCCCGATAGGAAAGAGCCCCATCTCCAGCCCCACGATAAAAGCATACAGCCCGAGGATAACAAGCACGATACCGAAGACGATGCGGCGCAGGTAGGGCACCTGTTTTTTGATGATGGCGTACTGGAAAAAGAAGATCACGGCCAGGATCGGCAAGACGTCTTTGATGACATCGATAAGCTCCAGCAGCAGCACCAGCGCCTGCTGACCTACCGTGCGGCTGTGTTCCACGTGCTCCGACACACTCTGCGCCACGGCGGCAATCGCCTCGCCGTTGCCGGAGGCGTAGACGACGATCCCGTAGACCTGAACGAAGATCATCGGTGTCAGCGAGGCGAACGCAATCAGGCCAAAGCCGTCGATGACCGGGTTGCGCCCGCGGATACTGCTGGCAAGCCCGACACCGAGCGCCGCGACAAGCGGTACCGTTACCGTCGAGGTCGTCACCCCGCCGCTGTCGTAGGCAAGCCCGACGATCTCCGGCGGGACGAAAAAGGTCAGCGTCACGACGATGATATAGCCGGTGATGATATAGAAGTGGATCGGATGGCCCGTCAGGATGCGGAAGGTGCCCAGGGCGATGGCGAAGCCGACCGAAAAGGCGACAGTCAGCCGCAGCACCAGGGCGTCAATCTTGCCATTGCTGATGACGGCAGCCTTATCCGCGATAGCAATCAGCGCCGGTTCGGCAATGGTCGTCGAAAAACCGATCAGAAAGGCAAAAAGCAGCAGCCAGAATGCCGAACCCTTCCGTGCGAACTCCTGCGCGAGGTTCTCGCCGACGGGGAAGATACCGACTTCCAGCCCCTGGATAAAAAGCGCAAGCCCTACGGCGACGATGAAAAGCCCCGTCGCGACGGAAAGAAGATTGTCGGGCATCTGCTGCAGGATAAAGATCTGGAAAAAGGCGATGACGGCGATGATGGGGGCAAGGTCGCCGAAGGAGCCTCTGAGCATGATCCAAAAGAGTCTGAGTTGTTCCATTGGGATATTTTACGCATTTTTGTGATTGATGTCATGGCACGCCTCATGCAAAGGGGAGCAAATCGGAAAAGCGTTACAATTTCGGAAAAAAGGAGTATCGATGCGTTCGAAAGTGACCATTTGGCATAACCCCCGCTGCGGCAAGTCCCGTGAGGCGCTAAAACTGTTGGAGGGCGAAGGGATCACCCCGGAAATCATCCGATACCTTGATGATACCCCCAGCGAAAAGGAACTCCGTAGCGTTTTGAAAATGCTCGGCATCGGCGCCCGCGACCTGATGCGTACGAAAGAGGCTGTCTATAAGGAGCTGGGTCTCAAAGAGGTCACCGATGAAGACGCCCTGATCAAAGCGATGACGGAAAATCCGAAGCTCATCGAACGTCCCGTCGTCATCACGGATGGCAAAGCCGTTATCGGCCGTCCGCCGGAAAAAGTTGTTGATCTGGTAAAAGCATAAGGGAAAATCGGCCGCCGTACGGTGGCCGGATGTCTATTTAGAGGTCGTTTTCTTTTTTGTACTTGATAATCTCGGCGTACGCCTCGTCTTTGAGCAGCAGCTTCTCTTTTTTCAGCTTTTCGATCTCAACGTCGTCCATCGGGATCTGGCCGCTCTCACCCTTTTCAATCAGGTCGTCCAGCTCGTTGTGACGCTCGAAAATTTTCAGAAAATGCGCATTGGCGCTTCCGTCTTCCTTCATCTTAGTGATGATTTCACGGTATTCGTGCAGCATATGTTGTCCTCGTCTTTTTTAGGACGCCGCTTCCACGTCCCATAAACACCACTATAGCGTATTACTGTAAAATCCGGGGTAAAGTAATCCCCTCTTGACCCTGGTATTTGCCGCCTTTGTCGCCGTAACTCGTTTCGCACATTTCGTCCCCCTGAAGGAAAAGAACCTGGGCAATCCCCTCGTTGGCATAGATCTTCGCCGGCAGCGGCGTAGTGTTGGAAATCTCAATCGTAATATGGCCTTCGAATTCCGGTTCGAAGGGAGTAACGTTGACAATAATCCCGCAGCGCGCATAGGTGGATTTCCCCAGACAGATCGCCAGCACGTCGCGGGGGATTTTGAAATACTCCACGGTCCGCGCCAGCGCAAAAGAGTTCGGCGGAACGATACAGATATCGCCTTTGAAATCCACAACGTTGGCATCGTCAAAATGTTTCGGGTCGACCACGGTGGAATTGAGGTTCGTAAAGATCTTGAACTCGTCGCTGACACGGATATCATACCCGTAGGAGCTCAGACCGTAACTGACAACGCCCTTGCCGACCTGATCCTCGCAAAAAGGCGTAATCATGGCGTGTTCAAGCGCCTGTTCCCTGATCCAGCTGTCCGCCTTCAGTCCCATAAAAATCCTTCCCTGCCGCGGGGCGTTTCCCGGGCGGCTTAAATTAAGTTGTGCTATTATATCGCATTAAAATTTAGGCGGCCCCGATGCGGAAAACCAAGGGTTTTCACCCATTTCCGGGGCCCCCAGGAGCGTTTTGACATGGATATGAGACAGATCAAGGCATTGATGCAGGAATTTGACGAGAGCGGGCTTTCCAAACTGAAGATCACCAAAGAGGGATTCGAGATGGAACTGGAAAAAGTTATCGGAGCCGTCGCGGCACCGGTCGCCGCCCCTGCACCGGTCGCAGCACCGGCAGCTGCCCCCGCAGCCGCACCGGTAGCTGCTGCGGCGCCGGCCCCTTCTGTCAGCGGTGACGAGATCCTCTCCCCGATGGTCGGTACCTACTATGCGGCACCGTCACCGGATTCCGCCCCGTTCGTCAAAGTCGGCGACACCGTGAAAAAAGGCCAGGTCATCGCCATCCTCGAAGCGATGAAGATCATGAACGAGCTCGAGGCGGAATTCGACTGCAAGGTCCTTGACGTCCTCGTCTCCGACGGCCAGGCTGT
Encoded proteins:
- a CDS encoding Gfo/Idh/MocA family oxidoreductase yields the protein MKNFALIGAAGYIAPRHMKAIKETGNNLIAALDRCDSVGIIDSYFPDASFFTEYERFDRFVDKWHRSNNDRIEYVSICSPNYLHDSHIRFALKSGADAICEKPLVLNPHNIDQLKVIEAETGRKVYNILQLRLHPSIIALKEKVQKELAENPDKMYDIDLTYLTSRGKWYFVSWKGDESKSGGIASNIGVHFYDMLTWIFGDVEENIVHLKTAYANAGMLRLKHANVRWFLSVVYDYIPDEIKAQGQRTYRSITVDGEEIEFSGGFTDLHTRSYEEILAGNGFGLEEAYGSIRTVSEIRGLSPIGLKGEYHPFCKKVEA
- a CDS encoding nucleotide sugar dehydrogenase encodes the protein MNKIETVAVIGLGYVGLPLAAAFAEKYNVVGYDINTERIAELRQGYDRTLELSKEQLEGVDSTLRFTDGEDALSEATVFIITVPTPIDSSNRPDLTPLVKSSETVGRILKKGDIVVYESTVYPGVTEEVCVPVLEKHSGLQFNRDFFAGYSPERINPGDKEHTVKKITKVTSGSTPEIAQRVDALYASIIEAGTHLASSIKVAEASKVIENTQRDVNIALINELSLIFDAIGIDTNEVIEAASTKWNFIKLRPGLVGGHCIGVDPYYLTFKAEELGYKPNLILGARLINNGMGKFIAEKTVKELIQHDKKVKNANVLVLGVTFKEDCPDMRNTKVVDIIEELKSYGCTVDVYDPWVDPNENKKHYQHGIVPNPFEAEKRYDAIVVAVGHRQFKALQMEDYERISTSDPVVIDVKGIVEKPTWRL
- the asnB gene encoding asparagine synthase (glutamine-hydrolyzing), which gives rise to MCAVFGILGDYEPSLARQALAKLAHRGPDYCGIIEEKGLFFAQHRLSIRDLHERSHQPLRKGDVLLSFNGEIYNYREIAETLQLRAATEAETVLEAYLRWGIECVHRFRGMFALAIYDGGTLYLLRDRLGKKPLFFAKQKERFVFASEIKGILPFLPSVRMDDDAMMGFLSFQAPTAPYTFFEGIEKIAPGELITVANGNVSRRSYYCLLEHAEPVDDSSAPQRIEARMEESIAMRLDADVPVAALLSGGIDSAAVNAFAKKLGRPLQTFSLGYTEPWNYDESGSAAETARILGINNTKITISQHDFVDAIDPVMDALDEPLNDPAAIPLYLLFGAIKKEGYRVVLSGEGGDELFLGYRQYFDYLDIEQLASLQRKAWLKKFFHGHFSINREWEWYKRAFDETLLFRGAGEKFTDLQKNALMRRNVRDEDGLRFVQPERDRFDASRWTHPAHWYSYLDLRQLQAEYYLSKLDRVSMAHGIESRTPMLDHRLAETVFGTSAELKIGNGRPKALLKQIMRPYLGDTILNRKKKGFASPYMEYLQASGKIDLITEVNDQTGLFKKEVLERYIDAAVRRGRFKQQVWSLFVLSHWMKKHLL
- a CDS encoding CBS domain-containing protein; the protein is MKLITVRDIMTPADEIAMISPYASVRELINLMDTRSVRSVIVERTSENDAYGIVTYSNILEAIYSNDGDMDLLNVYDVASKPMVQIVPDLDIRYAAQLMINQRIKHLSVTWEGKLTGVISMTDIARVLMEEARADM
- a CDS encoding transcriptional regulator; this translates as MRFALLVAIVEQSLEEEAIDIAKANGAGGVTSLTGKGTGLNEKKTFFGLTYERAESVLLFVLEKRTSVKVMKALKNELHLETENKGIVMSLPIEHLAGIASNQIEAFANRLKEEKEV
- a CDS encoding DUF1538 domain-containing protein; the encoded protein is MEQLRLFWIMLRGSFGDLAPIIAVIAFFQIFILQQMPDNLLSVATGLFIVAVGLALFIQGLEVGIFPVGENLAQEFARKGSAFWLLLFAFLIGFSTTIAEPALIAIADKAAVISNGKIDALVLRLTVAFSVGFAIALGTFRILTGHPIHFYIITGYIIVVTLTFFVPPEIVGLAYDSGGVTTSTVTVPLVAALGVGLASSIRGRNPVIDGFGLIAFASLTPMIFVQVYGIVVYASGNGEAIAAVAQSVSEHVEHSRTVGQQALVLLLELIDVIKDVLPILAVIFFFQYAIIKKQVPYLRRIVFGIVLVILGLYAFIVGLEMGLFPIGETMALQLTEQDNRLLIYLFAFLIGFSTTMAEPALLAIAIKVEEISAGKIRQMVLRIAVAAGVAVGIALGAYRIVAGDPIHYYIIAGYIIVIILTYFAPRYIIPIAYDSGGVTTSTVTVPLVAALGLGLATNIEGRSPLVDGFGLIAFASLFPMITVMAYGVITEFSAGRTKTQHKEEFE
- the arsC gene encoding arsenate reductase (glutaredoxin) (This arsenate reductase requires both glutathione and glutaredoxin to convert arsenate to arsenite, after which the efflux transporter formed by ArsA and ArsB can extrude the arsenite from the cell, providing resistance.); its protein translation is MRSKVTIWHNPRCGKSREALKLLEGEGITPEIIRYLDDTPSEKELRSVLKMLGIGARDLMRTKEAVYKELGLKEVTDEDALIKAMTENPKLIERPVVITDGKAVIGRPPEKVVDLVKA
- a CDS encoding YdcH family protein → MLHEYREIITKMKEDGSANAHFLKIFERHNELDDLIEKGESGQIPMDDVEIEKLKKEKLLLKDEAYAEIIKYKKENDL
- the dcd gene encoding dCTP deaminase, whose product is MGLKADSWIREQALEHAMITPFCEDQVGKGVVSYGLSSYGYDIRVSDEFKIFTNLNSTVVDPKHFDDANVVDFKGDICIVPPNSFALARTVEYFKIPRDVLAICLGKSTYARCGIIVNVTPFEPEFEGHITIEISNTTPLPAKIYANEGIAQVLFLQGDEMCETSYGDKGGKYQGQEGITLPRILQ
- the accB gene encoding acetyl-CoA carboxylase biotin carboxyl carrier protein; the encoded protein is MDMRQIKALMQEFDESGLSKLKITKEGFEMELEKVIGAVAAPVAAPAPVAAPAAAPAAAPVAAAAPAPSVSGDEILSPMVGTYYAAPSPDSAPFVKVGDTVKKGQVIAILEAMKIMNELEAEFDCKVLDVLVSDGQAVEYDMPLFVVEKL